In Gossypium arboreum isolate Shixiya-1 chromosome 3, ASM2569848v2, whole genome shotgun sequence, the sequence gaccattgcaaggcatggcattgataagttctataaggcaaggaaatcatgaaagaccatgtcaagacatggcattgatgagttactataagacaaaggtcccatgtaagaccatgccaaggcatggcattggtgagttcataaggaaaggataccacgtaagaccatgtcaagacatggcaatggtaagttcaaaaaggaaaaggttcctgagtaatccaaagagtaagtcaaagaaacgacaaggtgagaacatgaagaaagagtacaggtatgcatttaaggcttatttaatattgagattatcaagtattaagtaagtgatgagttttcagttatgcttgtgacactttatgacatgattggcaatatgcctatattatgaaagagtactcatgtgttaagtgagatgttgcaggtatgtaagcaagctattaagtaaggtgccttttgtattctaagcctttggtaaggttaccgatgagtaagatgggaaagtaagaactaaacattatttaagcaaattatgacagtataatagtaagctaaattgattgctaatgtttattattttacatgtgaacttactaagctttataagcttacttctttcactttcccatgtttcagagtacttaaaagcaagctcgggttggaggtggtcggagatcacttcacactatcaactatcaagttaccaaatggatatcttcgtttacaaatgttctaatttatggcatgtatagggacttagccattttgtgtgtatgtccttatgatattgctaaagaatggtatgtaaatatttgataattattagctattgaaatggctaatgaagaacatgtttcggtgttatgtatgcctaaatggtagttaatacaaagaaatcatgaaaaagtgaaattagcattaaaacagtattaAACAACAGCATTGAtatgatcttgaaaaatcaccaagaataatagaaatagaattatgtgatgaatgagatatagaattaaagcttattgagtctattttcatatgaaagaaacaaagtaagcaaaagaagtgtatattaagagatatttgaattttattgagacagggtcagagcaatttctaaatcccctattctgactttataaattcactaaaaattgtacaaaaataattaggagttatagtttatatttatagatttcttagtgaatctactttcaagggaaataaacggcatggttatttgaattctgtacagggagaaaattgattcgtagtgagcagaggtcagagtagtccaATAGTGCagtagggaaactttaactaataaactgtactaattggctagaccaaaaattctagaaaaaaattaggaagaagatatatgagtctagtttcaggaaaaaatcacgaacttaaattttgagttttctcactccagttatgatttatttagtgactatgacgcagatgggcagttttataaggaataatgaaataaattgttttgatttgtctaagtattcgaaAAATTCTTAATGTTCCCGACTTGGTCTCGAACCGTTTCAATTGCATATTTTAGGGTCTCGATGGccttttttagggacatattgaatgaatgtaagttaattaattttaaaagcaaattttatgccctgaattagtatgttaagtcaggtaacgcatcgtgctcgactccggcgatggtctcgagtaaggggtgttacaaaattattaaattgtttttattttttagaattaggTTGGGTTTATGGATGTATTGGATTGGGTTTATATTATTAAGTTCGGTTAATTAtctgattttgaattaaataatcgATAATCGAAATTTAAAAAAACCATTAATCGACCTCTGATCGAACTAAGTTCAACCACTAACTGAATAATCAAATTAGATCGATTcaatcaattaattcaattttaaccgaAGTTTCAACACCCCTAATTTTAGTTACACGTTTAACCTTTGATATACTTTGTTAGTAATGGTGGTGAAATCTCTTATTGATAAAACTAGTTGGGAGTTGGGAATgattaataaaagcaaaattattattaattaatggaATCAGAATAGAGGATTAGTAATTAGTTTTTGATACttactaaaattatcatcaaCTTTTTGCAAtgatttgaataatttaattcaaGATTCTTAAACCATATGATAATCGACTTCCATGTAAAGAAAGTCCCACGTTAcatttggaaaaaaaaaggttCTATTCACTTACTATGATTATCAAATTCCCCATTTTGCTCAAAGGAAAATGGCGTTTTCCTTTCTTATTTCTCCACTCTGCTTGTAAATTCCATAATTCACCATTAACAAAAATGGGAACTCAAAAAAGTTTTATAGTTCCATCCCCGGTCCCCCACCTCTTTTTGTTTGTGTTTCCTTCAAAGGCAAACTGCCAAACTCTACCCTGTTTCAGCCTTTCGCCCATAACACTTTCATcacattttccttttcttttgttttgtttttttcttcttttcctgaGAATAATTGTCTCTCATAAATGCAGAGAGCAAAATGAAATCGTTCACATGTTAGCCTTGTCTACGCCTTCTTTGTTATCTGCGGACCACATTGACGCACTGTCCTCTTTCTTTTTTCCCaccttacatcacaacataataTAATTTGTTCACattttttaaaaaacattttTGGCTCTCGAGTCTTAACTTAAACTGTAAGCGAGTGTTCAGTGGTTTTTCCTTCGATGTGAATAAACATGCTTTATCAGACCAGTTGTCACCCAAGAGAAAGGTGTTTTCTAGGCTTGGTTGGGGGTTGGCAGCGTCTCTTATTGCTATCACAGGTCTTATGCTTAACAGCTCCTTTAACGGCCCTGTTGTGGGATCTTTGTTCCAAGGGTATTATGGTGTTAGCGACGCCACGATTtcacttcatttttcttctttttcttccgtTAGTAAAGCTACTGTGGATACTCAAAATACGTTAGAAGTTGACAATGGTTCTTCAGTGATTGCTAAAAAGCAAGAATTTTGGGAGTAAAGTGAGAGTGGTCAGGTGGATTTGAAGGATGAGGTTGACATTGATAGAGAGGGAACCCAGTTGAAGAATTCTTATGAGGGGTCTAAAACTGGAAACTTTGATGTTGTGGAAGGAAGGATTCAACAGATTGCCCAAGATGCAAATGGTTCAGTTGTTTCCAAAAATGGTGATGAAGTGATTTTGGAGAAGACCTGGTTAGGGAATTTCTCCAAGATATTAAATAATGCTACTTTAGCTGGTAAAAATGTGAATGCCAATATAGTTGTTGATAATCCTGGTGGTGCTAATAATGTGACCAATTTGTCAAATAATGGGGAAGTTGTTGGACATTTTTTTGCAGAAAAGAAGGTTGTGGAATTGAATAAAACCACGAACTCTCCTGGTGGTGATGATCATCCTCGAGTTGTGAAAGGACCCAATGGTTCTTTTTAGGAATGTGATCTCTTTGATGGTAGGTGGGTGAAGGATGATCATTCAAAGCTGTATTATCGTCCAGGTTCTTGTCCTTACATTGATAAAGATTTTGATTGTCAGCACAATGGAAGGCCTGATAAAGGCTACATTAAATGGAAATGGCAGCCAAATGGATGCAACTTACCAAGGTATTATCTATATTGATGTTCATTTATCTTTAGTTACAGGCTTTCCCCCTGTTTTCACCCATCATGCAAGGGGACTTAAAGATAGGTTTTGAGTTTCATAAATATCTGTGAAGTTTGTTATTGAGTGATATAGGAGTAGAATGGCTAAGGGTTGGTTTTAATAATACATTTTTTGTTGCATTTTGTAATGCGAACAAAAACGATCCCATTGTTAAAAGTTCAGTTCAACCAACAAAATGTTAAGGCTTATCCCACATTCAAGGGAGAACTCATGTTCAAACATTTTGAGGGCCAGCTAAGAACACCAAAAAGATTAGTCTCCATAAACCATAAATCAAATGTATGAATGGGTAAATGGCTTGATGTTTTATCATTCTTTTTATGATGTTTCATAGGACATTGGGATATGTTTCAACTATGAAGCAATGAATACGAGTCTATTGAATGGAATTTCGTGTGTTTTCAGTGTACTTATGTATATAACTTCATTGTCACCAATACCATCCAGGCTAAATGCAACTGATTTTCTAGAGAGACTGAGGGAAAAGGTTGGTTTTTATTGGGGATTCACTGAATTGGAACATGTGGGAGTCTATGGTTTGTATCCTCCGCCGAAATGTCAAGAAGAGGAAACGAGTTTACGAAATTTCTGAAAGAAGTGATTTTAAAAAGAAGGGGGTTTATGCTTTCAGGTTTGAAGCAAGTTTCTTGAGATCCTTGATTTTCAACAAAATTTGTTCCTATTGTAAAGGCATTTTGTAAATAGAACTTGTATTTGATATGCCCTTGTAGGATTAAAATTGCTCGGGGCACTTTGTTGCTTCCCCATTTCTTGTTAAAGAATCATCTTTCAAGCGAGAAAATGGATCGATTGAGATACTAAGATTGGATTTAATGAATCCTTCAACTTCAATGTATCATGATGCTGATCTCATGGTATTCAACACTGGTCATTGGTGGACCTATGAGAAAACCTCCAAAGGGTAAGTAGCAGTGACCATTTGTTGGGTGTTTCCAACATTTAACTCCTTGGATTTTGATGCTACATGATTATCGTGAGGTAAAAAAActgagaaaataaattaaaaacaaatagcTATGATGCCAAGTAAGAGCTCTAATTGTTTGTTTTAAGTTATATGCATTTTATGATCATGTAGAGAAGACTATTACCAAGAAGGTGATTATGTTTACCCACGACTCAAAGTCTTGAATGCTTATCAGAAGGCACTCACAACATGGTCCAGATGGGTTGACAAGAATGTTGATAGCCACAGAACTCAGGTTTTCTTCAAGGGATATTCGGTTACACATTTCTGGTACGGACCTCTTTCATACATACATAAGCATGTGTTACTCTTGGCTTGATGCTTTTCCAGATAATAAGAGTGTAAAACATTTAACGTTCTATTGCTTGCAGGGGGCCAGTGGAACTCAAGAGGACAATGCGACAAGGAAACTGAACCCATTTTGAATGAAACTTACTTGACCAAGTACCCTTCAAAAATGAGAGCTGTAGAATATGTTATCCAAAATACCAAAACTCCAGTTATTTATCTGAATATAAGCAGGCTTACAGATTATAGGAAAGACGGGCATCCTTCTATTTACAGAAGAGAATATAAGACGGAACAAGAAGGGAATGCTGCAGGGAGAGTTCAATATTGCAGTCATTGGTGCTTACCTAGAGTACCCGACACTTGGAACGAGCTGCTATATGCTTTGCAGGTGAAGGCTGGAAGGGAAATTTAGAGAAACTGAAAAATATTTATGTGCAAAAACTAAAAGAACCAAATTTTTTTCCTTTGAGAAATATCATGTATTTTGGATGTATTAACAAGCATATTGAAGCAAATGTGAAATCCTTAATCCAGTTAGATAATAAATTTAGAGAAAAACCTTGAATTTTACCACACTAATTCTGAAAGCAAGAATCAAGTACTTGTGATCTTATAAGCTGAAAAGTAATGTTACTTGCATGCATTCTAATTTCTAAGCTGAACataattgtgaaaaataaaatagaataaaataaataaaaataaagaacacataaattttacgtggaaaccctttcggggaaaaaaccacgggcagaggagaagaaaattcactatgtcgaaaaatttttttactcaaatacaagaggaatagactatgtctatttataggcttgcaaagccatattctagtaggattgaaacaccttatctaatcaatataaaatagatggagtttaataaggtttaaaaccttattctaaaataaaataaaagaagtctagttctatatggattttacttttattttattttccatcgtattttatttaaataagaatttgggtcacttaattctaacaatctccaccttgacacaaattctcaatgaacaagttcttcatcgcgaactttcaataaacaagttcttcacctcttccaaaaaccccttaagggtttaacttcaacaatgaacaccaaccaagtctaagcaatgctcaaacttggttataggaagtgacttagtcatcatatctgcaggattttcatgagtgctaattttgctcacaacaatatcaccacgagcaataatatcacgaacaaaatgataccgaatatcaatgtgttttgttctctcatgaaacatttgatcttttgtaagaaagatggcactctgattgtcacaaaatcttgtctgatttgaaggtcttcattgagttcactaaatagtccttcaaccaaatagcttctttacaagcctcgatgaatcgccatgtactcactttggtagacaaagcgatagtagtttgcaaagtggctttccaactaattgcacaacctccgattgtaaagacgtaactttgtgagagatcttcttctatcaaggtctccaagaaaatcagcatcaacataccctataactccatctttagttcttccaaactgtaagcaaacattagtagtgcctcgtaagtatcttaaaatccaccgaatcgctttccgttgttctttaccagattcgccatgtatccgctAACCGCCTtgtcgcatatgataaatcgggcgtgaacaaaccatagcatacatgagagatcctctcgcactagagtatggaacatgtgacatgtactcaatctcattatcgattgaggagataaggccgatgaaagtccgaaatgggtcgctaaaggagtactaacagcttagcactctgcatattgaactccgcaaagaactttctcaatgtacctcttccgacttaggtacaatttacttgctttttatctcgagaatctccatac encodes:
- the LOC108474917 gene encoding LOW QUALITY PROTEIN: protein trichome birefringence-like 2 (The sequence of the model RefSeq protein was modified relative to this genomic sequence to represent the inferred CDS: inserted 2 bases in 1 codon; substituted 2 bases at 2 genomic stop codons), which produces TFFKKHFWLSSLNLNCKRVFSGFSFDVNKHALSDQLSPKRKVFSRLGWGLAASLIAITGLMLNSSFNGPVVGSLFQGYYGVSDATISLHFSSFSSVSKATVDTQNTLEVDNGSSVIAKKQEFWEDEVDIDREGTQLKNSYEGSKTGNFDVVEGRIQQIAQDANGSVVSKNGDEVILEKTWLGNFSKILNNATLAGKNVNANIVVDNPGGANNVTNLSNNGEVVGHFFAEKKVVELNKTTNSPGGDDHPRVVKGPNGSFXECDLFDGRWVKDDHSKLYYRPGSCPYIDKDFDCQHNGRPDKGYIKWKWQPNGCNLPRLNATDFLERLXGKRLVFIGDSLNWNMWESMVCILRRNVKKRKRVYEISERSDFKKKGVYAFRFEDXNCSGHFVASPFLVKESSFKRENGSIEILRLDLMNPSTSMYHDADLMVFNTGHWWTYEKTSKGEDYYQEGDYVYPRLKVLNAYQKALTTWSRWVDKNVDSHRTQVFFKGYSVTHFAGGQWNSRGQCDKETEPILNETYLTKYPSKMRAVEYVIQNTKTPVIYLNISRLTDYRKDGHPSIYRREYKTEQEGNAAGRVQYCSHWCLPRVPDTWNELLYALQVKAGREI